One Mycobacterium kubicae genomic window carries:
- a CDS encoding NAD(P)-dependent oxidoreductase, whose protein sequence is MRVGFIGLGSQGAPMARRIVDAGYPTTLWARRPATLEPFTATDAILADSPADLAAASDLVCLCVVGDSDVDEVTAGPQGVLAGIKRGGVIAVHSTVHPRTCRELANKAAAVDVSVLDAPVSGGGPAAAEGRLLVMVGGDAQVVSCCRPVFETFADSVVHLGELGSGLTTKLLNNLLFTANLGTAASTLSLADALGVAPDGLGEVVSRSSGNSFALNAIRGIGGLDRLAGHAGALLRKDLRLLVDLADDAAVQAGAVLDAADAALAFMGHSR, encoded by the coding sequence ATGCGCGTCGGATTCATCGGGCTGGGCAGCCAAGGCGCGCCCATGGCGCGACGCATCGTCGACGCCGGCTACCCCACGACGCTGTGGGCGCGCCGGCCGGCAACGCTTGAGCCCTTCACCGCCACCGATGCGATCCTCGCCGACTCGCCGGCCGACCTCGCCGCCGCCAGCGACCTGGTCTGCCTGTGCGTGGTCGGTGACTCCGATGTGGACGAAGTCACCGCCGGGCCGCAGGGAGTACTGGCGGGAATCAAACGGGGCGGCGTCATCGCGGTACACAGCACCGTCCACCCCCGTACCTGCCGGGAGCTCGCGAACAAGGCCGCGGCTGTGGATGTTTCGGTGCTCGATGCACCGGTGAGCGGCGGCGGCCCGGCCGCTGCCGAAGGCCGACTACTCGTCATGGTGGGCGGTGACGCGCAGGTCGTTTCCTGCTGCCGTCCCGTCTTCGAAACCTTTGCGGACTCGGTGGTGCACTTGGGCGAGCTGGGTTCGGGGCTGACCACCAAACTGCTCAACAATCTGCTGTTCACCGCCAACCTGGGCACCGCTGCCAGCACACTCTCGCTGGCCGATGCGCTCGGAGTGGCGCCCGACGGGCTCGGCGAAGTCGTGTCCCGCAGCAGCGGCAACAGCTTCGCCCTCAACGCGATTCGCGGGATCGGCGGCCTGGACCGGTTGGCCGGACATGCCGGTGCGCTGCTGCGCAAAGACCTTCGCCTGCTCGTCGATCTCGCAGACGACGCCGCAGTCCAAGCCGGTGCGGTGCTCGATGCGGCCGACGCCGCGCTCGCCTTCATGGGACATAGCCGATGA
- a CDS encoding cytochrome P450, translating into MVNEFAEMDFFRDGRLVENPYPYYEALRQQCPVTRESHYGVTMVTGWEEAVGVLNDAETFSSCISVTGPFPGFPVPLEGDDITELIEQHRDKLPFSDQLPTLDPPTHTNHRSLLMRLITPKRLKENEDAMWALADQVLDDFLAPGEGEFIKGFAGPFTLLVIADLLGVPEEDRDQFVKNIRRHSGGGVGGTGKETLAHNPLEFLYGTFADYVRERRREPREDVLTGLATATFPDGSIPEVEDVARVACNVFSAGQETTVRLLGAALQTMAERPDIQGQLRKDRSLIPNFIEEALRIESPVKGDFRLSRVPTTVGGVDLPAGTTLMILQAAANRDPRRFTDPDSFDPARKNARQHLSFGRGIHSCPGAPLARAETRVAVERLLDRTSDIRINESVHGPANDRRYQYVPTYILRGLTELHLEFTPA; encoded by the coding sequence ATGGTGAACGAGTTCGCCGAGATGGACTTCTTCCGAGATGGCCGCCTCGTCGAAAACCCATATCCCTACTACGAGGCCCTCCGCCAGCAGTGCCCCGTCACCCGCGAAAGCCATTACGGCGTCACCATGGTGACCGGTTGGGAAGAAGCCGTCGGCGTGTTGAACGACGCCGAGACGTTCTCCTCGTGCATCTCGGTGACCGGCCCGTTTCCCGGATTTCCGGTGCCCCTAGAGGGCGACGACATCACTGAGCTGATCGAGCAGCACCGGGACAAGTTGCCGTTCAGCGACCAGTTGCCCACCCTGGACCCGCCGACGCATACCAACCACCGCTCGCTACTGATGCGACTGATCACCCCCAAGCGCCTCAAAGAGAACGAGGACGCCATGTGGGCGCTCGCCGACCAGGTCCTCGATGACTTCCTGGCGCCGGGGGAAGGCGAATTCATCAAGGGGTTCGCCGGGCCCTTCACGCTGCTGGTCATTGCGGATTTGCTGGGGGTGCCCGAGGAAGATCGCGATCAATTCGTCAAGAACATCCGGCGGCACTCCGGCGGCGGGGTGGGAGGCACCGGCAAGGAGACGCTGGCGCACAACCCACTGGAATTCCTGTACGGGACCTTCGCCGACTATGTGCGTGAGCGCCGGCGGGAACCGCGCGAGGACGTGTTGACCGGTCTGGCCACGGCAACCTTTCCGGACGGGTCCATCCCCGAGGTGGAAGACGTGGCCCGGGTGGCGTGCAACGTCTTCTCCGCCGGCCAGGAGACCACGGTGCGATTGCTGGGCGCGGCGTTACAGACCATGGCCGAGCGTCCCGACATCCAGGGCCAATTGCGCAAGGACCGCAGCCTCATCCCGAATTTCATCGAAGAGGCGCTGCGCATCGAAAGCCCGGTCAAAGGTGATTTCCGGCTGTCGCGCGTGCCGACCACGGTGGGTGGAGTGGACCTCCCGGCGGGCACCACGTTGATGATCTTGCAGGCGGCGGCCAACCGTGACCCCCGCAGGTTCACCGACCCTGACTCGTTCGATCCCGCACGCAAGAACGCGCGGCAGCACCTTTCCTTCGGCCGGGGAATTCACAGCTGCCCGGGTGCGCCGCTGGCGCGCGCCGAAACGCGGGTGGCCGTTGAACGTCTCCTGGACCGAACATCGGACATCAGGATCAACGAGAGTGTGCATGGTCCGGCGAATGACCGCCGCTACCAATACGTTCCGACCTACATCCTGCGCGGCCTGACGGAACTGCATCTGGAGTTCACGCCGGCATGA
- a CDS encoding alpha/beta hydrolase gives MSAPAVRPRVVIVDGVPMSGLIAEAEQPRAVIVALHGGGTMSNYFDCPGHPELSLLRLGASSKFTVVALDRPGHGSSAAYAAAMDHPEQRVELAFGAVNRILDQRPRGAGLFLLGHSGGCELALRMATSPHAVDLLGLELGGTGRRYHPAAKEVMNAASRMDRPPGVRELLWEPMHLYPPDVVRGLTRAPGAPPYERAMALNWPHQDFPSLAPAVRVPVRFTVGEHDQVFRADPTALTEIAEMFTAAASFTSNLQPDAGHNLSLGHSAADYHRKVCAFADTCATGRSAADDREAG, from the coding sequence ATGAGTGCGCCGGCCGTGCGCCCGCGGGTGGTGATCGTCGACGGCGTGCCGATGTCGGGCCTGATCGCCGAGGCCGAACAACCCCGAGCGGTGATCGTCGCTTTGCATGGCGGCGGCACCATGTCGAACTATTTCGACTGTCCGGGCCACCCGGAGTTGTCGTTGCTGCGGTTGGGCGCGTCGTCGAAATTCACCGTCGTCGCCCTCGACCGGCCCGGCCACGGCAGTTCGGCGGCATACGCAGCGGCGATGGACCATCCAGAGCAACGCGTCGAGTTGGCCTTCGGCGCGGTGAACCGCATCCTGGATCAGCGTCCGCGCGGGGCGGGACTGTTCCTGCTGGGTCATTCCGGCGGCTGCGAGCTGGCACTGCGCATGGCGACCAGCCCGCACGCCGTCGACCTGCTCGGGCTCGAATTGGGCGGGACGGGTCGGCGTTATCACCCGGCCGCCAAAGAAGTCATGAATGCCGCCAGCCGGATGGATCGCCCGCCCGGGGTGCGCGAATTGCTGTGGGAGCCAATGCACCTCTATCCGCCAGACGTGGTGCGCGGGCTCACCCGGGCTCCGGGCGCCCCGCCGTATGAACGCGCTATGGCGCTGAACTGGCCGCATCAGGACTTCCCGTCGCTCGCGCCGGCGGTACGGGTACCGGTGCGGTTCACCGTGGGTGAGCACGATCAGGTGTTTCGCGCGGACCCCACGGCGCTGACCGAGATCGCCGAAATGTTCACCGCCGCAGCGAGCTTCACCAGCAACCTGCAACCCGATGCGGGGCATAACCTCAGCCTGGGCCACAGCGCCGCCGACTACCACCGCAAGGTCTGTGCTTTCGCCGACACCTGCGCCACGGGTCGTTCCGCGGCTGACGATCGCGAGGCGGGTTGA
- a CDS encoding cytochrome P450 — protein sequence MTETKVVFDPFSQDFFNGAWDTYRRMQEETPVYYSEEYDFYALTRHADVAAGLKNFETYSSAFGIDLSMVRTGKPPEQRAIIFMDPPDHRHMRSLLNKVFTPRAIQSQREMVIEKIEKYLSKVDPDRFDVVQEFSAPFPVEVITTMLGVPEEHAQQVRIWIDESLHREPGQVEVGEKGMQANIATGMFYYELLQQRRAEPRNDLFTKLIEAEIEREDGQTTKLDDIEIAGFATLLGGAGAETVTKLIGNAPVVFARFPEQWQKLLDDRSKIPAAVEELLRYEAPSQYQVRCSTKDVELHGVTIPAGKPVFLINGAANRDPAAWTDPDEFNIDRDRHEALNLSFGYGIHSCLGAALARMESVLALEKLLDFMPRYEVDWAGCNRVQMQNVAGWKNVPVRVLR from the coding sequence ATGACCGAAACGAAGGTGGTCTTCGACCCGTTTTCGCAAGATTTCTTCAACGGTGCGTGGGACACCTATCGGCGCATGCAGGAGGAGACGCCGGTCTATTACAGCGAGGAGTACGACTTCTACGCGCTGACCCGCCATGCGGATGTCGCTGCTGGGCTGAAGAACTTCGAGACTTATTCTTCGGCGTTCGGCATCGATCTGTCGATGGTGCGAACGGGTAAGCCGCCCGAACAACGCGCGATCATCTTCATGGACCCGCCAGACCATCGCCACATGCGCAGCCTGCTGAACAAGGTCTTCACGCCCCGGGCCATCCAGTCCCAGCGGGAGATGGTCATCGAGAAGATCGAAAAGTACCTCAGCAAGGTCGATCCGGACCGGTTCGACGTGGTGCAGGAATTCTCTGCGCCGTTCCCGGTCGAAGTGATCACCACCATGCTCGGGGTTCCCGAAGAGCATGCGCAGCAGGTGCGCATATGGATCGACGAGTCACTGCACCGCGAACCCGGTCAGGTCGAGGTGGGCGAAAAAGGCATGCAAGCCAACATCGCCACCGGAATGTTCTACTACGAACTGCTGCAGCAGCGCCGCGCCGAGCCGCGCAACGATTTGTTCACCAAACTGATCGAGGCCGAAATCGAACGCGAGGACGGCCAGACGACCAAGCTGGACGACATCGAAATCGCCGGATTCGCAACCTTATTGGGCGGCGCCGGTGCGGAGACGGTGACCAAGCTCATCGGCAACGCGCCGGTGGTGTTCGCGCGCTTCCCCGAGCAGTGGCAAAAGCTGCTCGACGACCGCAGCAAGATCCCGGCGGCCGTCGAAGAGCTCCTGCGCTACGAGGCGCCGTCCCAGTATCAGGTCAGGTGTTCGACGAAAGACGTGGAACTGCACGGCGTTACGATTCCGGCCGGTAAGCCGGTGTTCCTCATCAACGGCGCCGCCAACCGGGATCCCGCCGCCTGGACCGATCCCGACGAATTCAACATCGACCGCGATCGGCATGAAGCGCTGAACCTGAGCTTCGGCTACGGGATCCACAGCTGCCTGGGCGCCGCGCTGGCCCGCATGGAAAGCGTGCTCGCGCTGGAGAAGCTGCTCGACTTCATGCCGCGCTACGAGGTGGACTGGGCGGGCTGCAACCGCGTCCAGATGCAAAACGTCGCGGGGTGGAAGAACGTACCGGTGCGGGTGCTGCGATGA
- a CDS encoding ferredoxin produces MRVWVDDQCCRGHGMCLTLCPEVFTLTDDGYAEAVRADVPTEYEAAAREAIECCPEQAIREG; encoded by the coding sequence ATGAGGGTCTGGGTCGATGACCAGTGCTGCCGCGGTCATGGCATGTGCCTGACGTTGTGCCCGGAGGTCTTCACCCTGACCGACGACGGCTACGCCGAAGCGGTCAGGGCCGATGTGCCCACCGAGTACGAGGCTGCGGCGCGGGAAGCCATCGAATGCTGTCCCGAGCAGGCGATCCGGGAGGGCTGA
- a CDS encoding ferredoxin, with translation MKVHVDWDLCESNGVCMGIAPEVFELGDDDMLTVLQPDVAPENEELVRDAVRQCPRQAISITE, from the coding sequence ATGAAAGTGCACGTGGATTGGGACCTGTGCGAAAGCAACGGCGTGTGTATGGGCATCGCCCCGGAGGTGTTCGAACTCGGGGATGACGACATGCTGACCGTCTTACAGCCCGACGTCGCGCCGGAGAACGAGGAGCTGGTGCGCGATGCGGTGCGTCAATGTCCCCGGCAGGCCATTTCGATCACCGAGTAG
- a CDS encoding thiolase C-terminal domain-containing protein, with product MSAAPGRPLPLITSDNEFFWTSGADGRLRFQECQDCQALIHPPAPVCRYCRSRDIGVRAVSGSATLTGFTVNHRFSLPGMPAPYVIAQVAIVEDPRIRLTTNIVECEPDELEIGQPVEVAFEHVDDVWLPLFRPAADTAPAPLPVDEISPERFGEYVRPMLTTDKFEDKVALTGIGMSPIGRRLMQPPLSLTVQACEAAIADAGLTFDDIDGLSTYPGGGNLGGFGEGGVTALEAALGIRPTWHNGGMETFGPGGSVIAAMLAVAGGLARHVLCFRTLWEATYNELMKQGKISASMGRTASWQFPFGATSAAHTLAINAQRHFHRYGTTKETLGWIALNQRANAELNPTAVYRSPMTMADYLDARPITTPFGLYDCDVPCDGAIAVVVSAVDAARDLAKPPVLVEAVGTQIIERIDWDQSTLTHEPQVLGQAAHVWTRTSLRPTDVDVAELYDGFTMNCLSWIEALGFCGIGEAKEFLDGGKNIARDGQLPLNTHGGQLSHGRTHGMGLLHEAITQLRGEAGARQVADARVGVVSSGGLTPSGVLLLRADA from the coding sequence GTGTCAGCAGCCCCTGGACGCCCGCTGCCCCTGATCACCAGTGACAACGAGTTCTTCTGGACTTCGGGCGCCGACGGCCGGTTGCGGTTCCAGGAATGCCAGGACTGTCAGGCACTGATCCACCCGCCAGCGCCGGTGTGCCGGTACTGCCGCTCCCGCGACATCGGCGTGCGGGCGGTGTCCGGATCGGCGACCCTGACCGGGTTCACCGTCAACCATCGCTTCAGCCTGCCCGGGATGCCCGCGCCGTATGTCATCGCACAGGTGGCCATCGTCGAGGATCCACGGATCCGGTTGACGACGAACATCGTCGAGTGCGAGCCGGACGAGCTGGAAATCGGCCAACCCGTCGAAGTCGCGTTCGAGCACGTCGACGATGTGTGGTTACCGCTCTTTCGCCCCGCCGCCGACACTGCGCCTGCGCCCCTGCCGGTCGATGAGATTTCACCGGAGCGCTTCGGCGAGTACGTCCGGCCCATGCTTACCACCGACAAATTCGAAGACAAGGTGGCGCTGACCGGCATCGGCATGTCGCCGATCGGGCGGCGGTTGATGCAACCGCCGCTGTCGTTGACGGTGCAAGCGTGCGAGGCGGCAATCGCCGACGCGGGGCTGACATTCGACGATATCGACGGCTTGTCCACCTATCCCGGCGGCGGCAATCTCGGCGGATTCGGCGAGGGCGGCGTCACCGCGCTGGAGGCAGCGTTGGGCATTCGGCCGACGTGGCACAACGGTGGCATGGAAACGTTCGGCCCCGGCGGCTCAGTCATCGCGGCCATGCTCGCTGTCGCCGGCGGTTTGGCGCGCCACGTGCTGTGCTTCCGCACGCTGTGGGAAGCCACCTACAACGAGCTGATGAAACAGGGCAAGATCAGCGCCTCCATGGGCCGCACCGCCAGTTGGCAGTTTCCGTTCGGCGCCACGTCGGCCGCCCACACGCTGGCGATCAACGCCCAGCGCCACTTTCACCGCTACGGAACCACCAAGGAGACGCTCGGCTGGATCGCCCTCAACCAGCGAGCCAACGCCGAACTGAACCCCACCGCCGTCTACCGGTCCCCGATGACCATGGCGGATTACCTGGATGCCCGGCCGATCACCACACCCTTCGGCCTCTACGACTGCGACGTGCCGTGCGACGGCGCTATCGCCGTCGTCGTCTCCGCCGTGGACGCCGCCCGTGACCTGGCCAAGCCGCCCGTGCTGGTGGAGGCGGTCGGAACGCAGATCATCGAGCGGATCGACTGGGACCAAAGCACTTTGACGCACGAACCGCAGGTGCTGGGGCAGGCCGCACACGTGTGGACGCGAACCTCATTGCGTCCCACTGATGTCGACGTCGCCGAACTCTATGACGGGTTCACCATGAACTGCCTGTCGTGGATCGAGGCGCTGGGATTCTGCGGCATCGGCGAGGCCAAAGAATTCCTGGACGGCGGCAAGAACATCGCCCGCGACGGCCAATTGCCGCTCAACACCCATGGCGGTCAGCTCTCCCACGGCCGCACCCACGGCATGGGTCTTCTGCATGAGGCCATCACGCAACTGCGTGGTGAGGCCGGTGCGCGCCAAGTCGCCGATGCCCGGGTGGGTGTGGTCAGTAGCGGCGGGCTGACGCCCAGTGGTGTGCTCCTGTTGCGGGCCGACGCATGA
- a CDS encoding enoyl-CoA hydratase/isomerase family protein — MTETLVHQKPRPGIAVVRLNRPERLNAINHAMVAEFKDLLAALATDVSVHAVVLTGTGRGFCSGIDVRDFGAGMLEATDPAIDRMRFQEAMASIPQAIRNLPQPVIAAVNGPCVGAGLALCLAADIRICSTAATFGNAAILLGLSGAEMGMSYHLPRIVGTSVAADWMLTGRTVAAEEADRRGLVSQLLEPEQLLDRALELAGAIADLAPLGVQLTKRAVQVNTDAAGLAAALELENRNQVISHATEEAAARRQKWSS; from the coding sequence ATGACGGAGACGTTGGTTCACCAGAAGCCGCGCCCCGGCATAGCTGTGGTCCGGCTCAATCGTCCTGAGCGGTTGAACGCCATCAACCACGCGATGGTGGCGGAGTTCAAGGATTTGCTGGCGGCTCTGGCCACCGATGTGTCCGTCCACGCTGTCGTCCTGACCGGCACCGGGCGCGGGTTCTGTTCCGGCATCGACGTGCGGGACTTCGGAGCCGGCATGTTGGAGGCGACCGACCCCGCCATCGACCGGATGCGCTTTCAAGAGGCGATGGCGTCGATACCGCAAGCCATCCGGAATCTGCCGCAGCCGGTGATCGCGGCGGTCAACGGGCCGTGTGTCGGTGCCGGATTGGCGTTATGCCTGGCCGCGGATATCCGCATTTGCTCGACTGCAGCGACGTTCGGGAACGCCGCCATTCTGCTGGGGCTTTCCGGCGCCGAAATGGGCATGAGCTATCACCTGCCGCGCATCGTCGGCACCAGCGTTGCGGCGGACTGGATGCTCACCGGGCGCACCGTCGCGGCCGAGGAGGCGGACCGCCGTGGCCTGGTAAGCCAGCTGCTCGAACCCGAGCAACTGCTCGACCGGGCGCTGGAATTAGCGGGCGCCATAGCCGATTTGGCGCCGCTGGGGGTGCAGCTGACCAAGCGGGCGGTGCAGGTCAACACCGACGCCGCCGGGCTGGCTGCGGCACTGGAATTGGAAAACCGCAACCAGGTGATCAGTCACGCGACCGAGGAGGCCGCGGCGCGGCGCCAGAAGTGGTCGTCATAA
- a CDS encoding thiolase family protein, with amino-acid sequence MRETVIVEAVRTAVGKRNGGLSSMHAADLSAVVLNELLERAAIAPEIIDDVIWGCVSQVGDQSSNIARYAVLAAGWPESIPGTTVNRACGSSQQALDFAVQAVMSGQQDVVVAGGVEVMSRVPLGAARATGMPYGPKVLDRYDGFSFNQGLSAEMIATKWGFSRSQLDEYAARSHELAAAAQDSGAFTEQIVPVFVDAATVITTDEGVRRGTSVEKLAALKPAFTEDGVIHAGNSSQISDGAAALLVTTSELALELNLVPIVRYRAGAVTGADPVLMLTGPIPATEKVLAKSGVGVDEIGVFEVNEAFAPVPLAWLAETGADPSRLNPLGGAIALGHPLGASGAVLMTRMVNHMRDHGIRYGLQTMCEGGGTANATLVELVV; translated from the coding sequence ATGCGTGAAACAGTCATCGTCGAAGCGGTGCGTACCGCGGTAGGTAAGCGCAACGGCGGTTTGTCGTCGATGCATGCGGCGGATCTGTCCGCGGTCGTCCTCAACGAACTGCTGGAGCGCGCCGCGATCGCACCCGAGATCATCGACGACGTGATCTGGGGCTGTGTCTCGCAGGTCGGTGACCAGTCCTCCAACATCGCCCGCTACGCCGTCCTGGCCGCCGGCTGGCCGGAAAGCATCCCCGGCACCACGGTCAACCGGGCGTGTGGTTCCAGCCAGCAGGCCCTCGACTTCGCGGTACAGGCGGTGATGTCCGGTCAGCAAGACGTCGTGGTGGCCGGTGGCGTCGAGGTGATGAGTCGGGTGCCGCTCGGAGCGGCGCGGGCCACCGGGATGCCGTATGGGCCGAAAGTCCTTGACCGCTATGACGGTTTCTCGTTCAACCAGGGCCTGTCCGCGGAGATGATCGCCACGAAATGGGGTTTCTCCCGCAGCCAACTCGACGAGTACGCCGCGCGGTCCCACGAGCTGGCGGCCGCGGCCCAGGACAGCGGCGCCTTCACCGAACAGATCGTGCCCGTGTTCGTCGACGCCGCAACCGTGATCACCACCGACGAGGGTGTGCGCCGCGGCACCAGCGTCGAAAAGCTGGCCGCACTGAAGCCCGCGTTCACCGAGGACGGTGTCATCCACGCCGGCAACTCCTCGCAAATCTCCGACGGCGCCGCCGCGCTGTTGGTGACCACATCCGAATTGGCGCTCGAGCTGAATCTGGTGCCCATCGTTCGGTATCGCGCCGGCGCGGTCACCGGGGCCGACCCCGTGCTGATGCTGACCGGCCCCATCCCGGCGACCGAAAAGGTGCTGGCCAAGTCGGGCGTCGGCGTGGACGAGATCGGAGTGTTCGAAGTCAACGAGGCCTTCGCGCCGGTGCCGCTGGCGTGGCTGGCCGAAACCGGAGCCGATCCCAGCCGTCTCAATCCGCTGGGCGGTGCCATCGCACTCGGCCACCCGCTGGGCGCGTCCGGCGCGGTGCTGATGACCCGCATGGTCAACCACATGCGCGACCACGGCATTCGCTACGGCCTGCAAACCATGTGCGAAGGCGGCGGCACGGCCAACGCCACCCTGGTCGAATTGGTCGTCTGA
- a CDS encoding TetR/AcrR family transcriptional regulator has product MPDVRPYDSLLAKGEDRKQRILTVAQRLLSRNGWRNTTLAQIAREAGVTPAGLLHHFESKEQLLHAVLDARDRDDDAHSDRGGDLLGEIAQVADRFTRAPELVGTFTVLLVENIAPDAVLHDRLVARQRDAVEIVADGIRRGQAAGRYRTDIDPAVKAVEILAFIHGMEMTWLLDPSIPLTEVFKEYAETLARDFSPHRTT; this is encoded by the coding sequence TTGCCTGACGTACGGCCCTACGACTCGCTTCTGGCCAAGGGCGAGGACCGCAAGCAGCGCATCCTCACGGTCGCGCAGCGGCTGCTGTCGCGCAACGGCTGGCGGAACACCACGCTCGCCCAGATCGCCCGCGAAGCGGGGGTCACGCCGGCCGGCCTACTGCATCACTTCGAATCCAAAGAGCAGCTGCTGCATGCGGTGCTCGACGCCCGCGACCGCGACGACGACGCCCATTCCGATCGCGGCGGCGATCTGCTCGGCGAAATCGCTCAGGTCGCCGACCGCTTCACCCGGGCCCCCGAGCTGGTCGGCACCTTCACCGTGCTGCTCGTGGAGAACATCGCCCCCGACGCGGTGCTGCACGACCGTCTGGTGGCCCGGCAGCGCGATGCGGTCGAAATCGTGGCCGACGGTATCCGCCGCGGACAGGCGGCCGGCCGGTACCGCACTGATATAGACCCCGCCGTCAAGGCAGTGGAGATCCTCGCCTTCATTCACGGAATGGAAATGACATGGTTGCTCGATCCTTCGATACCGCTGACCGAAGTGTTCAAGGAGTACGCGGAGACACTGGCGCGCGACTTTTCCCCGCACCGGACGACATGA
- a CDS encoding acyl-CoA dehydrogenase family protein encodes MAWDFSTDPQWATQLAWVEEFVRSECEPVDLLVKESHDLNDPVRQALIPPLQRIVKDRGLWATHLGRHLGGPGYGQLKLALLNEILGRSECAPIVFGSQAPDSGNSEILAHYGTPELKKRYLEPLLDNRIVSCFSMTEPQGGADPKVFTTSAVPDGDEWIINGEKWFSSFAQLASFLIVMAVTDPEAPPYERHSMFVIPAETPGINILREVGLGYQPLGGGRECYVRYENVRVPADHMLGPRGGAFVVAQTRLGGGRIHHAMRTVGLVRRIFDMLCERAVSRHTQGQLLGDKQLVQEMIADSWMEIEAFRLLTLQTAWKIDQHNDYKAVRADISAVKAMMQKVLHDVSARALQLHGSLGTTHEMPFVQHLVESFVLGLADGPTEVHKTTLARLLLKDRKPAPDMFPSEHLLRQREAAEQKYAAQLAGIPRA; translated from the coding sequence GTGGCGTGGGACTTTTCCACCGACCCGCAGTGGGCGACGCAACTGGCCTGGGTTGAAGAGTTCGTCCGCTCCGAATGCGAGCCGGTGGACCTACTGGTCAAGGAATCCCACGATCTCAATGACCCGGTGCGCCAGGCGCTGATCCCGCCGCTGCAACGGATCGTCAAAGACCGCGGCCTGTGGGCCACCCACCTCGGACGCCACTTGGGCGGCCCGGGTTACGGCCAGCTGAAGCTGGCGTTGCTCAACGAAATTCTCGGGCGCAGCGAATGCGCGCCCATCGTATTCGGTTCGCAGGCACCCGATTCCGGCAACAGCGAGATCCTGGCGCACTACGGCACGCCGGAACTGAAGAAGCGCTACCTCGAGCCGCTGCTCGACAACCGGATCGTGTCCTGCTTCTCGATGACCGAGCCGCAGGGCGGGGCCGACCCCAAGGTGTTCACCACCAGCGCCGTACCGGACGGCGACGAATGGATCATCAACGGCGAGAAGTGGTTCTCGTCCTTCGCGCAGCTGGCGTCGTTCCTGATCGTCATGGCCGTCACCGACCCCGAAGCGCCGCCGTATGAGCGGCATTCGATGTTCGTCATCCCCGCGGAGACACCGGGTATCAACATCCTGCGTGAGGTCGGGCTGGGTTATCAGCCCCTCGGCGGCGGCCGGGAGTGCTACGTGCGCTACGAGAACGTGCGAGTGCCCGCCGACCACATGCTCGGTCCGCGCGGAGGTGCGTTCGTGGTGGCGCAGACCAGGCTGGGCGGTGGACGCATCCATCACGCAATGCGCACGGTCGGTCTGGTGCGCCGGATCTTCGACATGCTGTGCGAGCGGGCGGTCTCCCGGCACACCCAAGGGCAGCTGCTCGGTGACAAGCAACTGGTCCAGGAGATGATTGCCGACTCGTGGATGGAGATCGAAGCATTCCGGCTGCTGACGCTGCAAACCGCATGGAAGATCGACCAGCACAACGACTACAAAGCGGTCCGCGCCGACATCTCGGCAGTCAAGGCCATGATGCAGAAGGTCTTGCACGACGTCTCGGCGCGCGCGCTGCAGCTGCACGGCTCGCTGGGCACCACCCATGAAATGCCCTTTGTGCAGCACCTGGTGGAGTCGTTCGTGCTTGGTCTGGCCGACGGGCCGACGGAGGTCCACAAGACCACGTTGGCCCGCCTGTTGCTCAAGGACCGCAAACCTGCCCCGGACATGTTCCCCTCGGAGCATCTGCTGCGCCAGCGCGAGGCGGCGGAGCAGAAGTACGCCGCGCAGCTCGCGGGTATTCCGCGCGCTTAG